In a genomic window of Sporosarcina trichiuri:
- the istB gene encoding IS21-like element helper ATPase IstB encodes MKPLYEDLQDQCRTLRLAEAAKELPRILREAESKGWTYHELMHEFLHYEVRCRETKSRDKLMKWAEFPELLTLENFRLEEQTAIGAKQLNVLKELAWVEECFTLIMMGPTGVGKTHLSTALGIHAIERGHQVSFISMDRLMYVLKTKDYTAKSKTRYKRIVKSDLIIIDDVMYMAYEPQEAHLFFQFIYELYDQAAFILTSNKGPGEWGKFLGDPTLTTAILDRLLHRSEILTFSEEQNSIRMKYRQTLFTTTGVES; translated from the coding sequence AATTTTACGGGAGGCCGAATCGAAGGGATGGACGTATCATGAATTGATGCATGAATTCCTTCATTATGAGGTGCGATGCCGGGAGACAAAGAGTCGGGATAAGTTGATGAAATGGGCAGAGTTTCCTGAACTGCTCACCTTGGAGAACTTTCGGTTGGAAGAACAGACCGCAATCGGGGCCAAGCAACTGAATGTCTTAAAGGAGCTAGCGTGGGTAGAAGAATGTTTCACACTGATCATGATGGGGCCGACGGGTGTCGGCAAAACCCATCTATCTACAGCATTAGGCATTCATGCGATTGAGAGAGGACACCAAGTGTCCTTCATCTCGATGGACCGATTGATGTATGTATTGAAGACCAAGGATTATACGGCCAAGTCTAAAACCCGCTACAAACGAATCGTCAAATCCGATTTAATCATTATCGATGACGTCATGTACATGGCCTACGAGCCGCAGGAAGCTCATTTATTTTTCCAGTTCATTTATGAACTGTATGATCAAGCAGCCTTTATTTTGACATCCAACAAGGGGCCTGGAGAGTGGGGGAAGTTTTTAGGAGATCCGACATTGACCACAGCCATCCTGGATCGTTTACTGCATAGGAGCGAGATTTTAACGTTCAGCGAGGAGCAGAACAGCATTCGAATGAAATATCGTCAGACGTTATTTACGACAACAGGTGTTGAATCTTAA